The window tctaataggccttcctttatatgttgtattcttcttttccctggctgtcttgagaattttttctttgtcattggtttgtgtcatcttcattatgatgtgccttggagtcggtttgttgtggttaagaaaacttggtgttctatttgcttcttgaatttgaggctttagttctttccacaggcttgggaagttctcatctattatttgagtattttctccattccattttctttctcttctccctctgatatacctattagtcttatgttattctttctgatggagtcagacaattcctgtagggctttctcgttttttattatttttgagtctctttcttcttctctctgttgtgcctcaagttgcttgtcttctatttcactgatcctatcttctatctgggctgttctattagctaagcttgttacctcgtttttcagctcttgaattgagtttttcatttctctttgatttgtttttatagtttcaatttccttggtaatatattctttgtgatctttgagttgttttctgatttccctaaattgcctttctgtgttttcttgtacatCTCTGAGTATtgttaggatttctattttaaattctctgtcatttggctccaaggcttccaatatgttaaatattttctccattgatttatccacatctatttgtgttacctctctgtcttttgtatccataatgttcgatttcctttttcttattggcatctgaaggtggtcttgttgatagtgttaattagaattaataaaaaataaaaaggaaaagaaaaaaaagaaaaaaaagaaaaaaggaaaacactccacaaaaaaaagtaataatttattatttcccccttttttctttcttctcttcccctcctctcacctccttagggaaatatcgtgatgacctgtgaattatattatgctaaatggaacaaaaactgcctataatggagggcctgatttggggtgaagagttcaaagggcaaaaaagggagtagggacctaataaatacaaaaaaaaaaaaaaggagaaaatcttagacaagcataaaatgatttgcttgtaagtgatggttgactaagagatataatgagagggataagagggaaacagaaaaaaggagagaaaaaacaataattaaagaagaaaaaaataaaaataaaaataataagtaaaaatctgttgtattaagtggagcgaagactaaatacaatggagactttgggttgggaggaatgctagaaaaagcaatgtaaaaagtgcccaaaatgccacaaaaacaaacaaataaaggaaaaccaagaacaaaagcagaagaagaaaaaaacaaaaaaaaaaacccaaaaaaacttgagtcccaaattaaataatttgttcgtgattgtggcttaaatgggaggaaaagtaaaaggagaaaagaagaaatgaatagaaatgaaaaaataagaataagagagaaacgaaggaacaaaaaaaggaaaggaataaataacaaaaggggagagagtgagagttaagggttttggagtgtaaccctaaaggagagttaggatgaagaaaagaaataaaatgtaacactcatgggtagtgtagttcaagaaaagggtagcataagatgggaagagagtaaaaggacccaggtggaagaaatagaaataataataaaggcaataagatagaagaaagaaacaacaacaacaaagaattagtggaacaagttttAAAGTCTGtggttttttcttgattttgagaggttaacttcttcctttttaattttctctccctcttcctggtcggtgactctgtatgccaggttctgcccctgtgtcactcttaggtaggaatttgcagttgatgggattctatggcaatgtcatataattggctttagtctcgctggtagtcaaggcttgttggcgtttgcagagtccaacaatgagagagtttgctttcctggagtctctttcctagtctccccttcctgaattagcagcctggtgatccagctatgaggctgccactgcttctgtctggggagtaagaggctcaaagagctgggaaatccccactctaccctcactcagcgcaaggctctgggtaaggctctggcagtcagagcctccagcgtaatcaggtggggctgggagtcaattgttgtcaaggtgactgttcagcgcctatcattcagttggaccactcaacccaggctttccacacttggtagcctgttttggctgggaagaagaagcactagtctctgcttgctttatggatcttaatatctgccaagtccctcttgttaggtatatccctgaatatggaggctctgtcaatcagaagttgcccccacccctttagcgaaaggcactgaaaaatatcacgcctcttgtcttggatcgctgaactgggagagatcttatcaattagaactccgtgggtgcgtagatttcgtgggttaaactaatttcagtgattggatccgcagctgtgctcagaaagtatttcaggctgcctgcgcgcccctcccctcaacgcttgattgttagcttgaatggctgggtgaggtgccccgcccacggagagaatctcctgactaggaaagacagccttggcgcccctcccggactgcggaTTGGGAGCGCGCGGGATTTCTCGGCATGCCAGTGTATGGGGACTCTCTGGACCACGGCACGGGGCGCACGCACGGTTTCTCATcatgccagtggccggggactctccggaccgcggcTCGGGGGGCGCGCGTGtgcggtttctcagggcatgcagcggcggccgccagtgcccaggctgccatccctgagtgtgggcgggcagctgcacgtgtgggttgactcaccacaggtgtactccctcctcggcaacagtccttttgctttcagtgtgtgtgtggaactccggaatgctccgaggataaatttctctgtttctagttgataaatttgttgagattttggggagatctgtcggatgcgctgttcacggcgccatttccgtgacgtcacttctaCCTCGTTCTTATTCTCTCTGGGTTTCTCTTCATAGAATATATACTTAGGAAATTGAAGTGGAATAACCTTGTGAGCTGGGAACCTCTTTGCCTTAGCTCCTAGAGCTGAATTTTTGATACTCTGTTATAATTATCTGTTCACCTGGATCTCTCAAAGCATTGCCTCAATAGTTTAGCAATATGATGTAGATTCATCTACATAGTTTATCCTATACTTGGAGCCCTTATTacagaataatttaattttggGGAGACCATGTTTCATATCAAtttcaaaaagataaacatatttaaaatgggtGATCAGTTTGCCATATTAAATTAACAAACACCAGCAATGTGAAAGATAACACACCTAAAATATTGGAAGAAAGGTCTAGAAGATGACAGCAAAAAGTATAATAACCACATTTATTATAACTAAAAATGTGTAACTAAGATAACAGAAACTCCTAGGCTGTCTGATGATGGGCATGTGTTAGGGGGTCAGACAGAGTCTAGGTCACAAACGACTCTTTCGAGCCCCCAGCAGGGATGAGCTACAAGATGCACAGTTCAGTTGAGAGCAGCGTTTCCACTCACTCTGTCCCCAGAACTGGCCTCATGGGCTCCCTGCTCCCAAATGCACCTGAAACAGGGGCCCAGATCATCAAACTAGAAACCCAAGCTGAACAGAGGATTTATATAGTTTGTTGCTAACACTGCTTACAAATCTGAACTGAATGTCTGTGttccccctcccactttctgtATTAATGTCTCAGCCTCCAGCGTGATGGTATTGGCAGAGGAGCATCTGGGAGATGTCAGGATTAGATCAGGTCATGAGGTGGAGCCCCCGTGGTGcaataagtgattttttttagaaaaattaacaaggtcacattctgatTACTGGAGGTTACAACTTTGACATGAGACTTTAATTTGGGAACGAGGGAGTACAATTCACCTGTATCATAGTGTATAATGAAGAGGAAAGGGAAcagggaaatataaatataaattgattatttatgtaacttttaaaaaagtttggttataaaaatagagaacagaggtgattaattttatagttttgattttaatatggcaaatattttgaaatttttaatttaataaaaaaaaatttaaaaacatttttagtgagaagcagggaggcagagagacagactcctgcatgcacctgaatCGGTATCTACCTgacatgcccaacagggggcgatgctctgctcatctggggtgttgctccattgtaaccagagacattctagcgcctgaggtggagaccatggtgccatcctcagcgcccagggccaactttgttccaatggagccttggctgcaggaggagaagagaaagatagagagaaaggagagggggaggggtggagaagctgatggatgcttcttctttgttccctgaccaggaattgaacccaggacttctacatgctgagcTGACGCTTTATCGCTGAGCAAACTTACCAGGATGAAAAAGTCaagattaatggaaaaaaatctaaTAGAAAGGCTGATGAAGTCTAGAACTAGAGAGGGCAGGACAGCACAGCCACACTGAGAAAAGGGGAAAGCAGGGTTGGCAGTGGAAAGACAGTGACATTGTTAATAGATGTGACAGCCAAGGTGAGGACGTGCACGTGGCTGGAGAGGACGGGAGGAGGCAGTGGGCGGTGTCCACGCCGTGACAGGGACTGCGCATGTGCAGAGAGCCCGTCTTCTCACAGGAGGGACCGTTACAGCACGGTGAGCTCCGGTCTGAGAAACAGGTCATTAGATTGATCTGTGGTTGGAGTTTTGTCAGGCGGATGTGACAGAAGGACAGTGACCCAGGGGTTTCATTTATGAGTCATGGGACACTAGACAGTGTTCACCACGGCTCTGAACAGGAAATGACAGGACTGAGGTCAGGACGGACTGGcgggtcaggaggcacaaggggCCCCAGTGGGAGGGACACactgggggagcaggaggagctgAGAGACCAGGGGTCACACCTGAGGTTCCCCTGGACATTTCACCTGGAAGTCCTCCTTTGTCTCCTTAAAGGGAGAGTGCACCACGTGCTTAGAGTCAATCAAGAGGACAAATATTCACCATGTAAATGTCTTAAagataaaaaagtttatttctcacagaaaACAATTCTGAAATAGGGCAACAGAATAGTTCCATAATGTTGTTAAAACGGAAGCTTATTCTAAATTCTCTGTCACCTATGCCAGTTAACAtagtcacagattttttttagttcCATCCATTATTATACATTTTAGCCAGCATAaaatgtaaaggagaaaaaaggacaCAATTTCCCTCTAAGCACACATTTCAGGGTTCGTACAGAATCACACAGAATAATTCACTTTATAACACACCGGCCACCTTTTAGTCATACGCATCAGGGAGGTTGGGAAATCTACCATTTGTATGAGGGTCTCTAGGTGTGTAATTAGAGGTCTTTATAACTAAGGAAGAAGGGATGCTGACATGAGGGACAATCATCAGTCTGTGTGTCAGAACTTCATCCTGAACCTGAACCAGTAAGGAGAAGGAAACAGTCTATTTGTATCTCATCCAATAGAATGTGATCAACATTGGGACCCAAAGTAAGTATTTCTTATGAGAGTTAGTGTAGCATAGGAATTGCAACATCAGTCACTTATTTTTCTTCACCTGGGCAGATGGACAGGGAGCCTGAGTCCGAGGACCAGAGCCTGAAAAGAGGTCTCAGGACACCGTAAAAACTGTTCTTGGGAAAGCTGAACATGTGGCAACCATCTGTCATGTTATAGAAAGATACATCTCCATCCTCATAATCCAGAAATACCCCCACTTTGAGGGGATTTTCTCTTACAGTAAGAAGGGTTTCTGGGGAAGTGAGGGCCCAGTATTCCCCGCTGTAGAGCCTGATGGCCCAGAAGCCATTCTTTGGGGACATGGTGACCCTCCCTTTCCTTGTTACGTTATCTCTACAAACTCCCAGGTCCCAGGAATGTGCCTCCCCAACCTCCACCTCCCAGGAGCATCTCCCCAAGCTGATTTCCGGATGACCCAGCACACAGGGAAGGGAGTCGAATCTTTGTGTGGAGCTGGGCAGATCTTGTCCCCTTTCTTGCCAGGTCACTCGTCTCCCATTTTCAGACAGGAGGAGGGCAGGATGAGCAGTGGCTGCGTCCAGGGTCACAGTTACTACAAGACAAGTAGATCGTCATGATTTTGAGAAAGGTCTCAGTATATCTGGGCTGGAGGGTTCCCATTCTCTGAGATCTGCTCTGGTCCTGGGTAGATCCAGCTCCTCTCCACCCATCTTTCCCCAAGGCCACCCTGCAGGGACCAGGGTCCTTCCTGGACCATCATAGACTCACCAGTTTTGAACTCTTCTTTTCTCCAAtctgaaaggaaaaaatgaatatgaGAGCTAACTATTTAAAAGATTCTTATGCTTTTTTCATCCAAGAATCCTACAGGATATAAATCTATAATCTATTTAGGATGATTGATAGTACAGTAAGCAGGATATATGGTGAGTCTGACCAAGtggattattttttagtttactttTCTCAAATTTTAGGAAATGTTAACATGACCTAAGCTCAAAACATAATGTAAGGttcaattaaacaataaaaaagctgCTGAAATGTAGGGGTTCAAAAATATCTGTTAGAATACTGAGTAATCTATTAAACTCATTGAAAGTATACTTTggtgtttctttgatttttcagCATTGTGTGCATAGTATGTGTTCCTCTAATAACATTTTTCACAACAAGACTTGTCATCACATCCCATGTCACTCACCGGGGTACAATGGTGCTTTCCTCCAAGctgcaaaagaacaaaacaggaaGACGTTTACTTTTGTTCTCTCCCCGTTTCTTACTGCCTTTTCCATTTCTCCCATCTTTGTCCCATTTCTTCTAAATCCTGAACTTCCTCTTTCTATCAGTGTTACCTTCATATTCCATTTTTTCAAGCATGATAATAAAAATGCTCGGATGCAGGACAGGTCGAAATACAGAAGCAAAACGTGGAAAAGACAGGTAAGGAGTGGAAGGAGGGATCCTAAAatgaagacaggaaggaagagagaggagaggagaaagaatgtGCTGGATCTCTTGTGGTTTGAACTACAGACAGAATTTTTGAAGTTTAGAAAGGTGATGCTTAGTTGTTTCTCTGCCAATTATAGACTTTCTGTGTATCTTGTCATCCTCTCCGACTGCTACAGGGGACGACCCCGAGTAACAAATGAATGGAGCTTTCTGAGAGCAAAGCACTACTCACCGGACTTGAACTGAGCCTTCCTCCTGTCTgaagaaaacacacagacacacgtatGAGACAGGTGTTCTCAGCCTCATCAGGAAGATGCAGGTAGATCTGCACATCTGACAATGTTTCTGTCTGCGTATTCACCAAGTAACGCCCATTTCAATAGTAATGAAAAAAGTCTCAATACAGTTTGTTTCATCTGAAAACTTTACTACAGATTAAGAATGCATGAGAGTTTAAATAATTCTTCTAAAAGGGTATCTCAGAAAATAGCCTTAGACTTTAGAGTTATATTATTGACTTAATTGATATGGAAAATGCATGTGCAAAAGACCTTGAAAGAAAAGCAATTTGTTTTATgaattattaaatgaattaaaataaaaatgaaagaggaataaTAACTATGatcaggaagagaaaataaccacTAAATTCATGTACAATATTTACGTACTTAGGAAACTTGAGAACATGGTCAGAAACGGACATGTGAGCCTCAATTTACACCTGACATCAGTTTATACAAAGTGTAAGCAAGACAGCAAGGGAGTAGCTCATCCCACTCAGCAGTTCTGGAGGGTGGACCCTGGCTTTAGGAACTGGAACAACGTCATGTAGACACAATGGGCTCCATCTCAGAGCAGATGTGAGGGGCCCACGTTACAAGAAGCTTTCTATAAATGGAAACAACCATATCATTTGTCTAATCCCCTTCACATCACCAAGCTCATGATGACATTGTGGTGTATATCTGGAAGATAAAAAAGGTTAAGGATATAGCAAaggataagaaaaggaaaaaagataaaatatttattaaaaactacACCAGTAAAAGAGAATGTCAGAAAAAAGTTACCCATTTCACTCTGAAGATTTccaaaaagtaaaatggaaaaataacataGAAAACTCTTCATGTAAATGTCAAGGAACCGCaacacagaaaatataaatatgctaACAATTTTCATTGTACAGAAAATCAGCAgcataaatataattagaaaaaatattaaacaaaggtcaggaaatgaaagaaatgcaAGGAGCCCATTTTTATCTTGGAAAagtgagaaaggagaaggaatttTCACAATGgatttaatagaagaaaaatagcaAAGATGTGGACAGAAAGATAAAAGCATTTTATGCTACTATTTCCTTTATGAAAAGTTTTAAGGCTGTAAGTAATTCAAGATGTTAATGTTATCTTGATAATAGTGTATTAAAATTGAGTTTTAGTTTTGCAAATCTTTCTGGCTATGTCAGATTAAACAGAATGTCTTTAAGTGAAAAGATTATTTGTAAAATTAGTGGTAAACACATGTAGGAGTCCTGAAAAAGTCTGTTTAGAATATGACACAATCATTGAGAAAATGAATAactaacactggggaacaacacTGTtgc is drawn from Saccopteryx leptura isolate mSacLep1 chromosome 1, mSacLep1_pri_phased_curated, whole genome shotgun sequence and contains these coding sequences:
- the LOC136389419 gene encoding butyrophilin subfamily 1 member A1-like, which encodes MHQEMIEESEGSSSNAKQSLTPQQFSQPKLNSWRKAPLYPDWRKEEFKTVTVTLDAATAHPALLLSENGRRVTWQERGQDLPSSTQRFDSLPCVLGHPEISLGRCSWEVEVGEAHSWDLGVCRDNVTRKGRVTMSPKNGFWAIRLYSGEYWALTSPETLLTVRENPLKVGVFLDYEDGDVSFYNMTDGCHMFSFPKNSFYGVLRPLFRLWSSDSGSLSICPGEEK